ACCTGGAGGCGCGGCGCGAACGCGGCGAGTCCCGGCTCAGCATGACGATCGCGGCGCTCCGCATCACATCGACGCACCTCTCGGCCGCGCAGCTCGGCATCACGCTGACGACACTGCTCACCGGTTACACCATGGAGCCCGCGATCAGCTCGCTGCTGCGCGGGCCACTGCTCGCCACCGGGCTGCCGGAGGGAGCGGTCACCCCGATCGCGACCGTCGTGGCCATCGCCGTGGCGACGCTGCTGTCGATGATCCTCGGCGAGCTGGTGCCCAAGAACTTCGCGCTTGCGCTGCCGCTCGCGACGGCCAAGCTGGTGATCCCGTTCCAGACGGTGTTCACAACTGTCTTCCGGCCCTTCGTCGCGCTTCTCAACGGCACCGCGAACGGCTTCCTGCGCCTGCTCGGCATCGAGCCGAAGGAGGAGCTGTCGGGCGCACGCACGGCCGACGAGCTGTCGTCGCTGGTGCGCCGCTCCGCCAGCGCGGGCGTGCTGGAGGCCGACACCGCGACCCTGCTCAGCCGCACGCTGGCCTTCTCGTCGCGCAACGCCTCCGACGTCATGACGCCGCGCCCGCGCATCGAGAGCGTGCAGCGCGCCGAGCCCGCGGAGGCCGTGATCGCGCTCGCCCGCCGCACCGGCTACTCCCGCTTCCCGGTCGTCGACGACGACGTGGACGACGTGGTCGGCTTCGTGCA
The sequence above is a segment of the Leifsonia williamsii genome. Coding sequences within it:
- a CDS encoding hemolysin family protein produces the protein MLAVGLLLTVGTGLFVASEFALVNLDRGDLEARRERGESRLSMTIAALRITSTHLSAAQLGITLTTLLTGYTMEPAISSLLRGPLLATGLPEGAVTPIATVVAIAVATLLSMILGELVPKNFALALPLATAKLVIPFQTVFTTVFRPFVALLNGTANGFLRLLGIEPKEELSGARTADELSSLVRRSASAGVLEADTATLLSRTLAFSSRNASDVMTPRPRIESVQRAEPAEAVIALARRTGYSRFPVVDDDVDDVVGFVHVKQAVGVPRERRSKVPVSALQTDALRVPETMSLETLLGELRGQGYQMAVVVDEYGGTSGIATLEDLVEEIVGEVADEHDRTRAGVVRGRDSITFPGILRPDELLERAGVTVPEEGPYETVAGFVMNELGRLPKVGDEVPIEGGTLRVERLEGRRVDRIRYTPDPEAPATADPAASERGRHE